In one Limosilactobacillus oris genomic region, the following are encoded:
- a CDS encoding vitamin B12 independent methionine synthase gives MTQSTLTAPFRYDIVGSFLRPQALKDARAKFQAGQLSQEELTAVENQWIADLIQKEKAVGLHAVTDGEFRRSWWHLDFLWGLKGVKKYDYRESYKFHGAKTRTDNAELSGRVAYNPDHPFFAAFKYTQEQAGDDAIAKQTIPSPTLLFRDNRSDNWPQFYDQRADYLTDLATAYRKTIQHFYDLGCRYLQIDDTTWAFLISKLNETKDLPEEHAKYTSLAEDAVTVINGALKDLPDDLTVTTHICRGNFKSTFLFSGGYTPVANYLAQLNYDGFFLEYDNDRSGDFSPLATIWNQRPNVRIVLGLITSKSGELEDKQKIIDRLHEAAEHVPLTNLCLSPQCGFASTEEGNILTEEQEWAKLKLVKEIADEVWQ, from the coding sequence ATGACTCAATCAACTTTAACCGCACCATTTCGTTATGACATCGTTGGCAGTTTTCTCCGTCCCCAAGCCTTAAAGGACGCCCGGGCAAAGTTTCAAGCCGGTCAACTCAGCCAGGAAGAATTGACCGCCGTGGAGAACCAGTGGATTGCCGACCTCATCCAAAAGGAAAAGGCAGTTGGCTTGCACGCGGTGACCGATGGTGAATTCCGCCGCAGCTGGTGGCACCTCGACTTCCTCTGGGGCCTAAAGGGCGTCAAAAAGTACGACTACCGGGAAAGCTACAAGTTCCACGGTGCTAAGACGCGGACGGACAACGCCGAACTTTCTGGCCGCGTCGCCTATAACCCTGACCATCCCTTCTTTGCCGCCTTTAAGTACACCCAGGAGCAGGCCGGCGACGACGCCATCGCCAAGCAGACGATTCCTTCACCGACCCTGCTCTTCCGTGATAACCGTTCCGACAACTGGCCCCAATTCTATGACCAGCGAGCCGACTACCTAACCGACCTCGCCACGGCATACCGGAAAACGATCCAGCACTTCTACGACCTCGGCTGTCGCTACCTGCAAATCGACGACACCACCTGGGCCTTCCTCATCAGCAAACTCAACGAGACCAAGGACCTGCCGGAAGAGCACGCCAAGTACACCAGCCTGGCGGAAGATGCAGTGACCGTCATCAATGGCGCCCTCAAAGACCTGCCAGACGACCTCACCGTCACCACTCACATCTGCCGGGGGAACTTCAAGTCAACCTTCCTCTTCTCCGGCGGGTACACCCCCGTTGCCAATTACCTGGCCCAGCTCAACTACGATGGTTTCTTCCTCGAATACGACAACGACCGGTCAGGTGACTTCTCACCACTGGCCACCATTTGGAATCAGCGTCCTAACGTCCGGATCGTACTCGGCCTGATCACCTCCAAGTCTGGTGAGTTGGAAGATAAGCAGAAGATCATCGACCGGCTCCACGAAGCCGCCGAGCACGTCCCGTTGACGAACCTCTGTCTGAGTCCGCAGTGCGGCTTTGCCTCCACGGAAGAAGGCAATATTCTGACCGAGGAGCAGGAATGGGCCAAGTTAAAACTGGTTAAGGAAATCGCCGATGAGGTTTGGCAATAA
- a CDS encoding APC family permease: MESKEEVRLVRSLSTKDLIIYGIIFMIPVAPVAFYGSFLTPAHGMVALAYLVGMIAMLFTGFSYATMAQHYPYAGSVYTYVQRGTNPSLGFLGGWGITLDYILIPTITYLISASFGHELLPLIPTWVWVVGIVVFNTIVNLAGVNIVAKFSWVLFGLQILVLGIYLVGVVRLLVLGQIHPNVVAVYNPTQFNFNGVLQATGIVIVSYLGFDAISTLAEEANDPRHSVGRAIVGAILGIGLLFVITTLLAGWVWPNYQALNPNTAFSSILNAVGGPNLVRITDIVVVLSFGLAGGQEGQTAISRILYAMGRDGILPRQLAFLHPKYRTPWVAIIFVGLASLVLSLTLNQDTVSNLVSFGALFGFLLLNLAVIWRFFIKNPNKGLNNVVRYLISPLIGFGVSLWIFLNLALSAKLVGLGWLLVGIAILLYQTAFFTKPVPHLNFS, encoded by the coding sequence ATGGAAAGCAAAGAGGAAGTAAGATTAGTAAGGTCGCTCTCAACTAAGGATTTAATAATTTATGGGATTATTTTTATGATTCCAGTAGCTCCAGTGGCCTTTTATGGTTCATTTCTTACCCCAGCCCATGGAATGGTTGCATTAGCGTATTTGGTAGGAATGATTGCAATGCTGTTTACTGGTTTTTCATATGCAACGATGGCTCAACATTATCCTTATGCTGGTTCAGTCTATACGTATGTTCAACGAGGAACTAATCCGAGCTTAGGCTTTTTAGGTGGCTGGGGGATTACGCTTGACTATATTTTAATCCCGACAATCACTTATTTAATTTCGGCCTCCTTTGGTCACGAACTTTTGCCGCTAATCCCTACTTGGGTTTGGGTTGTTGGAATTGTTGTTTTTAATACAATAGTTAACCTTGCCGGGGTTAACATCGTTGCCAAGTTTTCCTGGGTCTTATTTGGCCTGCAGATTTTAGTTTTGGGAATTTATTTGGTCGGCGTAGTCAGATTGTTAGTCCTAGGACAGATCCATCCTAACGTGGTTGCTGTGTATAATCCTACCCAGTTTAACTTTAATGGTGTTTTGCAAGCAACGGGGATTGTGATTGTTTCTTACTTAGGGTTCGATGCCATTAGCACTTTGGCTGAGGAAGCCAATGATCCTCGTCATTCGGTGGGGAGGGCTATCGTTGGTGCAATCTTGGGAATTGGATTATTATTTGTAATTACGACTTTGCTTGCAGGATGGGTGTGGCCTAATTATCAGGCACTTAACCCTAATACAGCTTTTTCAAGCATCTTAAACGCGGTTGGCGGTCCTAACTTAGTACGAATTACTGACATCGTAGTAGTATTGTCATTTGGTTTAGCCGGTGGACAAGAAGGGCAGACCGCCATTTCGCGGATCTTATATGCTATGGGCCGTGATGGAATTCTTCCTCGCCAGTTAGCCTTTCTTCATCCTAAGTACCGGACACCCTGGGTGGCAATCATCTTTGTCGGATTAGCATCATTAGTATTATCACTAACACTAAATCAAGATACCGTTTCTAACTTAGTGTCATTTGGGGCACTCTTTGGGTTTTTGCTACTTAATTTAGCAGTAATTTGGCGGTTCTTTATTAAGAATCCAAATAAGGGTTTAAACAATGTGGTTAGGTACCTTATCTCACCTTTAATCGGGTTTGGAGTAAGTTTATGGATTTTCCTTAACTTAGCTCTTAGCGCAAAGCTTGTTGGGCTTGGTTGGCTATTAGTAGGGATCGCAATCTTGCTTTACCAAACCGCTTTCTTTACGAAACCAGTACCCCATTTGAATTTTAGCTAA
- a CDS encoding Na+/H+ antiporter NhaC family protein has translation MSIFKKSSQDAEPTFGFGESLAVLIVILCILGYLIIFKQQEPQAPLFIAFILLAVYGKLRGFKWDTVMEGMRSGLRAGVDPLVIFLSIGVLIATWIFSGTIPTIMYFGFKIISVQFFLPTVFIVCTLVGVACGSSFTTVSTMGIAFIGIGATLKINPGLTAGVIVSGAFCGSNISPLSGTTNLAASVGQISIYEHIRSLLITDIPAWAICVVLYTVLGLNSKQVSLNAVHQMMNGLADGFWISGWALLPVVLLIILAILQVPAIPSLGLGSLFAAALGWIHAPSTSITAITKTIMMGYVSHTGNKTIDALLSKGGISSMLTSLALIVFALALGGLLIKFNIINAIIDHLSGIVKTAGRLTLATAITCIGVNLMVGEHYLAIILPGQSFLPAFDKLGLKRKYLTRILNDAGAAVNAIVPWSVSGVFIAGALQINPLKFIPWAFFPFLVTILTIIVGFFLKPSKQKATV, from the coding sequence ATGTCAATCTTTAAAAAATCATCTCAAGATGCCGAACCTACCTTTGGCTTCGGCGAAAGCCTCGCGGTCCTGATTGTAATCTTATGTATCCTTGGTTACCTGATTATCTTTAAGCAGCAAGAACCCCAGGCGCCGCTGTTCATCGCCTTCATCCTGCTCGCCGTTTACGGTAAGCTGCGCGGCTTCAAGTGGGACACCGTCATGGAGGGAATGCGGAGCGGACTCCGGGCCGGGGTCGATCCGCTGGTTATCTTTCTCTCCATCGGGGTCCTGATTGCCACCTGGATCTTCTCCGGGACCATCCCCACCATCATGTACTTTGGTTTTAAGATTATCTCCGTCCAGTTCTTCCTGCCGACGGTTTTCATCGTCTGCACCTTGGTCGGGGTGGCCTGCGGCAGCTCTTTCACCACGGTTTCCACGATGGGGATTGCCTTCATCGGTATCGGGGCGACGTTAAAGATTAACCCGGGGCTGACCGCCGGGGTCATCGTCTCCGGAGCCTTCTGCGGTTCTAACATCTCCCCACTGTCCGGAACGACTAATCTCGCCGCCAGTGTCGGCCAAATCAGTATCTACGAACACATCCGTTCCCTGCTGATCACCGATATTCCAGCCTGGGCAATCTGTGTCGTCCTCTACACCGTCCTCGGTTTGAATTCCAAGCAGGTCAGCCTTAACGCCGTCCACCAGATGATGAACGGCCTGGCAGATGGCTTCTGGATTTCCGGCTGGGCCCTCCTCCCAGTCGTCCTCTTGATTATCCTGGCAATTTTACAAGTACCGGCCATCCCCTCCCTGGGTCTTGGCTCCCTTTTCGCCGCCGCCCTGGGCTGGATTCACGCCCCGTCAACTAGCATTACCGCCATCACCAAGACGATTATGATGGGCTACGTTTCCCACACCGGCAACAAAACAATCGACGCCCTGCTTTCCAAGGGTGGGATCTCCAGTATGCTGACCTCGCTGGCCTTGATTGTCTTTGCCCTGGCCCTAGGTGGTCTCCTGATTAAGTTCAACATCATCAACGCCATCATCGACCACCTGTCCGGAATCGTGAAGACCGCTGGCCGGCTGACTCTGGCAACCGCCATCACCTGTATCGGCGTCAACCTGATGGTCGGTGAACACTACCTCGCCATCATCTTGCCGGGGCAGTCATTCCTGCCCGCCTTTGACAAGCTCGGGCTGAAGCGGAAGTACCTCACCCGGATCCTCAACGATGCCGGGGCGGCCGTCAACGCAATCGTGCCGTGGAGTGTTTCCGGGGTCTTCATCGCAGGTGCCCTGCAGATCAACCCGCTCAAGTTCATCCCCTGGGCCTTCTTCCCGTTTTTGGTTACGATTTTGACCATCATCGTTGGCTTCTTCCTCAAGCCAAGTAAGCAAAAAGCAACTGTTTAA
- a CDS encoding SEC10/PgrA surface exclusion domain-containing protein yields the protein MTTRQGLNWQDQNGDDQKIILDLDHLTADQVNTLSKFTAAILNQVRQQLGIAGTVGTAVTTSGMGDVAQEVATLYGERTDTAAHHYIYALKKAAFDHGMTNQYATAADMVTRGSNSLGESLLTDGNVNYTNRMTMAQAKNAIARAVNDMLFNDRGSAMGHAMSLLGVYSILPDSQGRTVDYVGTSISYNNINFNTDRPDKAPNVYPSHLIHFMQYTS from the coding sequence ATAACCACACGCCAGGGACTTAACTGGCAGGATCAAAACGGGGACGACCAAAAGATTATCCTCGACCTGGACCACCTCACCGCGGACCAAGTTAATACCTTATCAAAGTTTACCGCAGCCATCCTGAACCAAGTCCGGCAGCAGCTCGGCATTGCCGGAACGGTTGGTACGGCGGTTACCACTTCCGGAATGGGCGACGTTGCCCAAGAAGTCGCAACCTTGTACGGTGAGCGGACCGACACTGCTGCCCACCACTACATCTACGCCCTCAAGAAAGCTGCCTTTGATCACGGCATGACCAACCAGTACGCTACTGCCGCAGATATGGTTACCCGGGGCAGCAACAGCCTCGGTGAAAGTTTGCTAACCGACGGGAACGTTAATTACACTAACCGGATGACGATGGCCCAGGCAAAGAATGCAATTGCCAGGGCTGTTAACGACATGCTGTTTAATGACCGCGGTTCCGCGATGGGCCACGCAATGTCGCTGCTCGGGGTCTACTCCATCCTTCCTGATTCCCAGGGGCGGACGGTCGACTACGTCGGCACTAGCATTTCCTACAACAACATCAACTTTAATACCGACCGGCCTGACAAGGCCCCGAACGTTTATCCGTCCCACCTGATTCACTTCATGCAGTACACGTCTTAG
- a CDS encoding L,D-transpeptidase: MGVCCLGYAANVHASQMRTPIDWQKSSETGAYPDLAKTPDLWLRVSLKHNRTYVYSGHKLIYTMYSTAGKFQKDPKSGKVKSVTPTGTFQVQPTRGDWVYNPDLKLGANYYVSWNGNYLFHTVVTGPDHHYIKSEAAKLGKKPSSPGCVCLSVPDAKWLESSLPTGTKIVVDN, translated from the coding sequence GTGGGCGTTTGTTGCCTCGGCTATGCGGCAAACGTGCATGCTAGCCAGATGCGCACCCCGATCGACTGGCAAAAGTCATCAGAAACGGGTGCCTATCCGGACCTGGCTAAGACGCCCGACCTCTGGCTCAGGGTCAGTCTCAAGCACAACCGGACCTACGTGTACAGTGGGCATAAGTTAATCTACACGATGTACAGTACCGCTGGAAAGTTTCAAAAGGACCCGAAAAGCGGCAAGGTCAAGAGTGTTACCCCCACTGGCACTTTCCAGGTTCAGCCGACCCGTGGCGACTGGGTTTACAACCCGGACCTGAAGCTCGGGGCCAACTACTACGTTTCCTGGAACGGTAACTACCTCTTCCACACCGTCGTTACCGGCCCTGACCACCACTATATCAAGTCGGAAGCTGCCAAACTCGGTAAAAAGCCTAGTTCTCCCGGCTGTGTCTGCCTCTCCGTCCCAGACGCAAAATGGTTAGAAAGCAGCTTGCCGACCGGAACCAAAATTGTTGTTGATAACTAA
- a CDS encoding MFS transporter yields MENSVLTTTTRPKFKRDPVKTVILASMMGTAIEFFDFYAYGTASAAYFPRVFFPQMTPVLATILSLLTFGVAFVARPVGSFLFGHFGDRLGRKKTLVLSLLVMGVATVAIGFIPGYSVIGVWGAVLLCLCRFIQGIGLGGEWSGAVLVATENAPANRRALYGAFPEVGAPIGFFICNGLFYLLENWLTPAQMTAFGWRIPFWASAVLVVIGLYVRRRLQETPLFKLAQEKNNVTKSPLRAVFKSNWREILKGTFIMGATYAMFFTLTTWSLSYATTALGFSHAEFLLLLMGAIVEFAVLIMLTSVLADRVGRKKVLLTASGALVVFSLVFPYFLQGQHNMSGMLLFLGLGFVIMGTLYGPVGAVLPELFPTKVRYSGAGITYNLAAVVGAAVAPSVTTWLISRFGLYSAGYYMFALAVVSVIAWLLTKETKDVDYTK; encoded by the coding sequence ATGGAAAATTCAGTATTAACAACCACAACCCGCCCCAAATTCAAACGCGACCCCGTGAAGACCGTCATTCTCGCTTCGATGATGGGAACCGCCATTGAGTTCTTTGACTTTTACGCGTACGGTACCGCTTCGGCAGCCTACTTCCCGCGTGTATTCTTCCCCCAGATGACTCCCGTCCTGGCGACAATCCTAAGCCTGTTGACCTTTGGGGTGGCCTTCGTTGCCCGACCTGTCGGCTCCTTTCTCTTCGGCCATTTTGGTGACCGGCTAGGACGAAAGAAGACCCTCGTCCTTTCCCTCCTGGTCATGGGGGTTGCGACCGTTGCCATTGGTTTTATCCCCGGCTACTCGGTCATCGGTGTCTGGGGAGCCGTCCTCCTCTGTCTCTGCCGGTTTATCCAGGGAATCGGCCTCGGGGGTGAATGGTCCGGTGCCGTATTGGTAGCAACTGAAAACGCCCCGGCTAACCGGCGGGCCCTCTACGGCGCCTTCCCAGAAGTCGGTGCGCCAATCGGGTTCTTCATCTGTAATGGCTTATTCTACCTATTAGAAAACTGGCTCACTCCCGCCCAAATGACCGCGTTTGGTTGGCGAATTCCATTTTGGGCGTCCGCAGTCCTCGTCGTCATCGGGCTCTACGTTCGCCGGCGACTCCAAGAAACGCCCCTGTTCAAGCTCGCCCAGGAAAAGAACAACGTTACCAAGTCACCGCTACGGGCGGTTTTCAAATCCAACTGGCGGGAAATCCTCAAGGGAACTTTCATCATGGGAGCTACTTACGCCATGTTCTTTACCCTGACGACCTGGTCGCTTTCCTACGCCACTACGGCCCTTGGTTTTAGTCACGCCGAATTTCTCCTGCTCCTAATGGGGGCCATCGTTGAATTCGCAGTTCTGATCATGCTGACCTCAGTCCTTGCCGACCGGGTTGGCCGGAAAAAAGTCCTGCTCACCGCGTCTGGTGCCCTCGTTGTTTTCTCCCTCGTCTTTCCGTACTTCCTCCAGGGCCAGCACAACATGAGCGGAATGCTCCTCTTCCTTGGATTGGGCTTTGTGATCATGGGAACCCTCTACGGTCCGGTCGGCGCCGTCTTGCCAGAGCTTTTCCCGACAAAGGTTCGCTACTCCGGTGCCGGAATCACCTATAATCTGGCCGCCGTAGTTGGTGCTGCTGTAGCCCCCTCCGTCACCACCTGGCTAATCAGCCGCTTTGGCCTTTACTCGGCCGGCTACTACATGTTTGCCCTCGCCGTGGTTTCCGTGATCGCCTGGCTGCTGACCAAGGAAACTAAAGACGTTGATTACACCAAGTAG
- a CDS encoding HAD hydrolase-like protein, producing MQAIFFDLDGTLTESGPGIIKAVQYALNKMGCPETDPQKLRFFIGPPLLDSMLRFRPFSQEEAEKAVELYHAYYCKEGIFDNRVYPGIRQMLKDLRTSNVKLAVASSKPEILVRQILDHFGLSQYFDEVVGASMDGQRSKKAAVIEEALRRLGLVDLRKQVLMVGDTASDVNGAKVTQLDCWGVSYGYGTVEELRTAGAAKILATVPVLEKQLITLQSEWGETGEKKSF from the coding sequence ATGCAGGCAATTTTCTTCGATCTCGACGGAACCTTAACGGAATCGGGACCTGGAATTATCAAAGCGGTTCAATATGCTCTTAATAAGATGGGCTGTCCGGAAACTGACCCGCAAAAACTCCGGTTCTTTATTGGTCCGCCATTACTTGACTCAATGTTGCGCTTTCGGCCTTTTAGCCAGGAAGAAGCGGAGAAGGCGGTTGAGCTTTACCATGCTTACTATTGTAAGGAGGGAATCTTTGATAACCGGGTTTATCCTGGAATCCGTCAAATGTTAAAGGACTTACGAACAAGCAATGTTAAGCTAGCGGTGGCCTCCTCAAAACCGGAAATCCTGGTTCGGCAAATTTTGGACCACTTTGGTTTATCACAGTATTTCGACGAGGTGGTGGGTGCTAGTATGGACGGGCAGCGCAGTAAAAAAGCCGCCGTTATCGAAGAGGCCTTACGGCGGTTGGGATTAGTGGACCTCCGTAAGCAAGTATTAATGGTCGGTGATACAGCAAGCGACGTTAACGGTGCGAAGGTCACCCAGCTCGATTGCTGGGGCGTTAGTTATGGTTATGGTACTGTTGAGGAATTAAGGACTGCTGGCGCTGCTAAAATCTTGGCGACCGTCCCGGTACTGGAAAAGCAGTTAATTACTTTGCAAAGTGAATGGGGCGAAACTGGTGAAAAGAAATCCTTCTAA
- a CDS encoding AzlC family ABC transporter permease, which produces MKRNPSNFRYAWTASLPVLFGYVTLGFAYGLYMHNLGFSFWYPLLMAMTIYGGSVEFFIANLLLQQFNPLNVLLITAVLGFRQFFYGVAMLSKYPQHGWRKWLLIFGLSDETFVLNYYTKIPAGYDSTVVRTWISVLDYFYWAFGALCGGCLGGVLNLQVKGLDFVMTALFLVLAVEQFLKEKNHWSSLSGLVITIGCLLVFGKSYFMITTLLLLVLEYYWFSYRKGDSA; this is translated from the coding sequence GTGAAAAGAAATCCTTCTAATTTTCGTTATGCCTGGACCGCGAGTCTGCCGGTCCTTTTTGGCTACGTCACGCTGGGCTTTGCCTATGGGTTATATATGCACAACCTTGGTTTTTCATTTTGGTACCCTCTCCTGATGGCGATGACAATTTACGGCGGCTCGGTTGAATTTTTTATCGCTAACTTACTCCTTCAGCAGTTTAACCCGCTCAATGTGTTATTGATAACGGCGGTGCTGGGATTTCGGCAGTTTTTCTACGGGGTCGCGATGTTAAGCAAGTATCCGCAACATGGCTGGCGAAAGTGGCTCCTGATTTTTGGCTTGAGTGATGAAACTTTTGTCTTGAACTACTATACCAAGATTCCGGCCGGCTACGACTCCACCGTGGTGCGCACGTGGATCTCGGTACTGGACTATTTTTACTGGGCGTTCGGTGCCCTTTGTGGCGGCTGTCTGGGCGGAGTGCTGAACTTACAAGTCAAGGGCCTTGATTTTGTGATGACGGCATTGTTCCTGGTACTGGCCGTGGAGCAGTTTTTAAAAGAAAAGAATCACTGGAGTTCACTTAGCGGCCTAGTAATTACCATTGGCTGTCTACTGGTCTTCGGTAAGTCGTACTTTATGATTACCACTTTGCTGCTGCTCGTGCTTGAATACTACTGGTTTAGCTACCGGAAAGGAGACAGTGCTTGA
- a CDS encoding branched-chain amino acid transporter permease, with the protein MSVIQQLVTIALAVVTNFITRWLPFQLFTHSKDDRQEPAPFIKGLGAFLPPAIMTMLVVYCYRNLNFVHLNQSLPELLAGLVTVGVHLWQRKMFLSLTLGTLCYILLVNFVF; encoded by the coding sequence ATGAGTGTTATTCAACAGCTTGTCACGATTGCCCTTGCGGTGGTAACCAACTTTATTACTCGCTGGTTGCCATTCCAGTTGTTTACTCACAGCAAGGATGACCGCCAGGAGCCAGCGCCCTTTATTAAAGGATTAGGGGCGTTCCTGCCGCCGGCGATCATGACCATGCTGGTCGTTTACTGCTACCGAAATTTAAATTTTGTGCACCTGAACCAAAGTTTGCCTGAATTATTGGCTGGGCTGGTCACCGTGGGGGTTCACTTGTGGCAACGGAAGATGTTCCTTTCGCTTACCCTGGGGACGCTCTGTTACATTCTACTGGTTAATTTTGTCTTTTAA
- a CDS encoding LysM peptidoglycan-binding domain-containing protein, with translation MKISNKKRLVAVFMTAVLAGPVLASSVAMADNATGSPAEQADITNWIANTPQQVSNNMVMQHIDMNNLNGTRYIIQWGDTLSSISAATGISVAKLCYDNNIQNANLIYAGDVLILNRNGDVPAGYNPNVNPNAVAQTRVTINNGPKTVNIYAPKSVKKIYNEQVDNSKTDDHSNNSENNVFAAPADAKNSTSDNQQSQQSADSTSDSESDSQESSSTSAKTKTRNAAATNHGKHHSSSVSASDIVSGLESVAGDSKLSFEEGDGGEDADQVDVDSAVILKAAKKGDYEKVLSEIKDALGDKAKDGTTVYIEKDGNEINVYAVESDNGNSSEDSNKDDGDSDSQSNNNDDDSNSQATNDNQETDTTDDDD, from the coding sequence ATGAAGATTAGTAATAAGAAACGGCTGGTAGCAGTTTTCATGACTGCTGTCTTAGCCGGTCCGGTACTAGCATCTTCAGTGGCAATGGCCGACAACGCAACTGGGTCCCCAGCAGAACAAGCCGACATTACCAACTGGATTGCCAATACGCCGCAACAGGTTTCTAACAACATGGTAATGCAGCACATTGACATGAACAACCTGAATGGAACGCGTTACATTATCCAGTGGGGAGACACTCTGTCCAGTATTTCTGCTGCAACGGGCATTTCTGTTGCCAAACTTTGCTATGACAACAATATTCAAAATGCCAACCTGATTTACGCAGGTGACGTTTTGATCCTTAATCGTAATGGGGACGTTCCAGCAGGTTACAATCCCAACGTTAATCCGAACGCAGTTGCCCAAACGCGGGTAACCATCAACAATGGGCCAAAGACCGTTAACATTTATGCACCAAAGTCAGTTAAAAAGATTTACAACGAGCAAGTTGATAATTCAAAGACTGATGACCATTCAAACAATTCTGAGAACAATGTATTTGCGGCACCGGCTGATGCTAAGAATAGTACTTCTGATAATCAACAAAGTCAGCAAAGCGCTGATTCGACAAGCGACAGTGAGTCTGACAGCCAAGAATCAAGTAGCACTAGTGCCAAAACCAAGACGAGAAACGCGGCAGCTACTAACCACGGCAAGCATCACTCCTCATCAGTATCTGCGTCTGATATTGTTAGCGGCCTAGAAAGCGTTGCGGGCGACTCTAAGCTGTCCTTTGAGGAAGGCGACGGCGGTGAGGACGCTGACCAGGTTGATGTTGATTCTGCTGTAATCCTGAAAGCTGCTAAGAAGGGTGATTACGAGAAGGTCCTTTCCGAAATTAAGGATGCCCTTGGTGACAAGGCTAAGGATGGCACGACCGTCTACATTGAAAAGGATGGTAACGAGATCAACGTTTACGCTGTAGAAAGTGATAATGGTAACAGCAGTGAAGACAGTAATAAAGACGATGGAGATAGTGACAGTCAAAGCAACAACAACGATGATGATAGCAACAGCCAAGCTACCAACGACAATCAAGAGACTGACACGACCGATGATGACGACTAG
- a CDS encoding RBBP9/YdeN family alpha/beta hydrolase: MTKAYLIHGTSTRDDDWFPWLEEAVAPAISLDRIWLPEPFNPSPTEWARAIDQQVPAENRLVLVAHSLGCISALRFIERQQIRDARLLLVGAFDQPLPTYPQLDGFVTPLLQYNQVTPKVSQATVIAAQDDPIAPFTGSAQVARALNAKFIGQATGGHFLSSDGFTTFPLAAKELQRIAK, from the coding sequence ATGACTAAAGCATACTTAATTCACGGTACCTCGACACGGGACGACGACTGGTTCCCCTGGCTAGAAGAGGCAGTCGCCCCGGCAATTAGCCTTGACCGGATTTGGCTCCCGGAGCCCTTTAATCCTTCGCCTACCGAATGGGCACGAGCCATTGACCAACAGGTTCCAGCCGAAAATAGGCTAGTACTAGTGGCCCACAGTCTGGGATGCATCAGTGCCTTACGTTTTATCGAACGTCAACAGATAAGGGATGCCCGGCTCCTGTTAGTCGGCGCCTTTGACCAGCCGCTGCCAACCTACCCACAACTAGACGGGTTTGTTACTCCACTGCTTCAATACAACCAGGTCACTCCCAAAGTCAGCCAAGCAACGGTGATTGCGGCCCAGGACGATCCAATTGCCCCGTTCACGGGAAGCGCTCAGGTGGCCCGCGCCCTCAATGCCAAGTTCATCGGCCAGGCTACCGGTGGTCACTTCCTCAGTAGTGACGGTTTCACCACCTTCCCGCTGGCTGCCAAAGAATTACAACGAATTGCCAAATAA